A DNA window from Nerophis ophidion isolate RoL-2023_Sa linkage group LG13, RoL_Noph_v1.0, whole genome shotgun sequence contains the following coding sequences:
- the LOC133564864 gene encoding protein FAM124A-like, whose protein sequence is MLGRREVWPGQVQDPYLVSVHLMVDPGEGVFLQRAADGVLAHVHPELRLFRVSERSRHSRRPRPKRHDISRPALAVILFLREEEGPGRSLRRPPWRYHHSEEVSGGRTALTQDFFTLAAGTPPWAVRGGCGGKETLRLSVYCCHDNYAHTVRLYKRLLGRRLAHRRQDFCFLVVYANPQLEIQLAFKRLPRGQRAAALDCAVMEVRVADVGALVPLLPKPCSPISDLRWQTQDYDGNNILLQVHDIHLKLRCDPAHLVAESGLAPPTLTCSSASYKNRRHHHRTACRPRMHHQQRSVCSLPLCCEEEEEDEDEDEGAWFWPDWYHPSRGRGQRSNSLFSLPNLDSVSSTCSSPAPAAPPPPAGPRRRALHGSSSLTPTCRLNVDALLGAEETDVDTGKKVRAGGVDLTVVSAYIQTSLEASRSLSAPPPTGPQDQHRAATLGRTPVSCWTKPPQSLGHVWIHKHLQTPPGSPWEAEEEQEFYI, encoded by the exons ATGCTAGGCCGCC GTGAGGTGTGGCCGGGCCAGGTGCAGGATCCCTACCTGGTCAGCGTGCACCTGATGGTGGACCCCGGCGAGGGCGTCTTCCTGCAGCGGGCGGCGGACGGCGTCCTGGCCCACGTCCACCCCGAGCTGCGCCTCTTCCGGGTGTCGGAGCGGAGCCGCCACTCCCGGCGCCCCCGGCCCAAACGCCATGACATCTCGCGGCCGGCCCTGGCGGTCATCTTGTTCCTGCGGGAGGAGGAGGGGCCAGGGCGCTCTCTCCGCCGCCCCCCCTGGCGCTACCATCACAGCGAGGAGGTGAGCGGCGGGCGGACGGCGCTCACCCAAGACTTCTTCACCTTGGCAGCCGGCACGCCGCCGTGGGCCGTGCGGGGGGGGTGCGGCGGCAAGGAGACGCTGCGCCTCAGCGTGTACTGTTGCCATGACAACTACGCCCACACGGTGCGGCTCTACAAGCGGCTGCTGGGCCGGCGGCTGGCACACCGCCGCCAGGACTTCTGCTTCCTGGTGGTCTACGCCAACCCGCAGCTGGAGATCCAGCTGGCCTTCAAGAGGCTCCCCAGAGGTCAAAGGGCGGCGGCGCTGGACTGTGCCGTCATGGAGGTGCGGGTGGCAGACGTGGGCGCCCTGGTGCCACTCCTGCCCAAGCCCTGCAGCCCCATCAGTGACCTCCGCTGGCAGACCCAGGACTACGACGGCAACAACATCCTCCTGCAG GTTCATGACATTCACCTCAAACTCAGATGTGACCCTGCCCACCTTGTGGCAGAATCTGGCTTGGCCCCGCCCACTCTGACCTGTAGCTCCGCCTCCTACAAGAACCGCCGCCATCATCATCGGACCGCGTGCCGTCCCAGAATGCACCATCAGCAGAGGTCAGTGTGTTCCCTCCCGCTGTGctgcgaggaggaggaggaggatgaggacGAGGACGAGGGAGCGTGGTTCTGGCCCGACTGGTACCACCCATCCAGGGGGCGGGGCCAGCGCTCCAACTCGCTCTTCTCTCTGCCCAACCTGGACTCAGTCAGCTCCACCTGCTCCTCGCCGGCTCCTGCAGCGCCACCGCCACCAGCCGGCCCTCGCCGCCGCGCTCTGCACGGGAGCTCCTCCCTCACCCCCACTTGCCGGCTCAACGTGGACGCGCTCCTCGGCGCCGAGGAGACGGACGTGGACACGGGGAAGAAAGTCCGAGCAGGCGGCGTGGACCTCACTGTGGTGTCGGCGTACATCCAAACCAGCCTGGAGGCTTCCCGCTCCCTGTCGGCGCCACCGCCTACCGGACCTCAGGACCAACACAGGGCGGCAACGCTTGGACGGACTCCCGTCTCTTGTTGGACAAAACCACCTCAGTCCCTCGGTCACGTCTGGATCCACAAGCATCTGCAAACACCGCCAGGAAGTCCATGGGAAGCTGAGGAGGAGCAGGAATTCTACATTTGA